CCGGAAAGCGCAGGAGATTATGCTTCAGGAACCAATCATACTTTACCAACAAACGGATATGCTAAGAATTACAGCGGTGTAAATCTGGATAGTTTCATGAAATCAATGACATTTCAGAAAATTTCAAAAACAGGAATTCAAAAGATTGGAAAGGCAATTGAAATTATGGCAGAAGCTGAAGGTTTACAGGCGCATAAGAATGCTGTAACGTTGAGATTAAAGAGTTTAGAATAGAGAAGATAGAGCAAAGAATAAAGAGTAAAGAGTACAGAGTAAAGAATATAGAAAAATACTAAAGATGAGAAGTCTATTTTCTTTACTCTATTTTCTATATTCCAAAAAACAAAAGAAATGAAATTCGATATAAACACAATTACACGTGAAAACGTAAAATCATTAAAACCATATTCGTCGGCTAGGGATGAATTTGAGGATTTTGATACAGCCGAAATGATTTTTTTGGATGCCAATGAAAATCCGTTTCAAAATGGAGTAAACCGTTATCCGGATCCGCAACAGAATTCGGTTAAAGCAATTTTGGCTAAAAACAATAACACAAAACAAAGTCAGATTTTATTAGGAAATGGAAGTGATGAAGTTTTAGATTTACTTTTTAGAGCTTTTTGCGAACCAAAAAAAGATAATATTATTTCGTTACCGCCAACATACGGGATGTATGGAGTGCTGGCAAACATAAATGCAGTAGAAAACAGAGAAATTCTTTTAACAACTGATTTTCAGCCTCAGATTGAAAAGATTCTGAAAGCAGTAGATCACAATACAAAAATAATCTTTTTATGTTCCCCAAATAACCCAACAGGAAATTCATTTTCTGATGAAAGCGTGATTAAATTACTTCAAAATTTTAGTGGCTTGGTTGTGATTGATGAGGCATATATAGACTTTTCTGAGAAAGAAAGCTGGCTGGCAGAAATTGATACTTACCCAAATTTAGTAATTACACAAACGCTTTCAAAAGCCTATGGTTTGGCCGGAATTCGCTTAGGAATTTGTTACGCTTCAGAAGCTGTAATTTCGGTATTAAATAAAATAAAACCGCCTTACAACGTAAACGAATTAACACAGCAAAGAGCCATTGAACGTTTAAGAGATTCAGAAAAAATAAAACAGGAAATAACCTCTATAATTAAGCAAAGAGAAGAATTACTTAAAGTTTTACTTGAAGTTAGTTTTGTTGAAAAAGTGTATCCAACTGAAGCCAATTTTGTTTTAGTAAAAGTAGATGACGCAAACAAAAGATACGATCAGTTAATCGAGAAAGGAATCGTAATTCGTAACAGAACAACACAGCCATTATGCGAGAACTGTCTTCGTTTTACAATTGGAACAGAAGAAGAAAACGCCGTTTTGATTAAAGAATTGAAGTTGTTAAAATAAGAAAGAGATAGTCCACAGATAACACAGATTGAACGGATTATTTTTTTATTTTGTTTGTCTTATTTTTCGCCACGAATTACACAAATTAACACAAGTTAAATTAGTGAAAATTTGTGGAATTCGTGGCTAAAGAAATCATTTTAATCTTTTTAATCTGTGGCAGAAAAAAAATATAAAGCATGAAAAAAGTACTTTTTATCGATCGTGACGGAACGATCGTTTTAGAACCTGAAAATTTACAATTGGATAGTTTGGATAAATTGGAATTTTATCCAAAAGCGTTTCAATATCTGGCTAAAATTGCCAATGAATTAGATTACGAATTAGCAATGGTAACCAATCAGGACGGACTTGGAACAGATAGTTTTCCTGAAGATACGTTTTGGCCAACGCAAAATTTTATTCTAAGAGCTTTTGAAAATGAAGGAGTAATATTTGATGAAATTTTTGTAGACCGAACTTTTCCGGAAGAAAATGCGCCAACACGCAAACCAAGAACGGGAATGTTGACAAAATATTTAAATAATCCGGAGTATGATCTGGCAAACTCATTTGTTTTAGGTGATCGTTTAACCGATGTTGAGCTTGCTAAAAATCTTGGTGCAAAAGCCATTTTCATGAATAATACTGATGGATTTGGAAGTAATGAAATTTCGTTAAAACGGGAAGAATTAAACGAAACGATAGCTTTGCAAACCATGGACTGGAAAACGATTTACGAGTTTTTGAAATTAGAAGCGCGTTCGGCATCCATTACACGCAAAACAAACGAAACGGATATTTACATCAATTTGAATCTTGATGGAACCGGAAAAAGTAAAATTGAAACCGGAATTGCGTTTTTCGATCACATGTTAGATCAAATTGCACGTCACGGTCAAATGGATCTTGAAATTCTTGTAAAAGGTGACTTAGAAGTCGATGAACACCACACCATCGAAGATACAGCAATTGCTTTAGGTGAAGTTTTTGCAAAAGCATTAGGAAATAAATTAGGAATCGAGCGTTACGGATTCTGTCTGCCTATGGATGATTGTTTGGCACAGGCAGCAATTGACTTTGGAGGAAGAAACTGGCTGGTTTGGGAAACTGAATTTAAACGTGAAATGGTGGGTAAAATGCCAACAGAAATGTTCTATCACTTCTTTAAATCGTTTACAGACGGAGCAAAAGCCAATTTAAACATAAAAGCAGAAGGAACTAACGAGCATCACAAAATAGAGGCAATCTTTAAAGCTTTCGCAAAAGCGATAAAAGTAGCAGTAAAAAGAGATACAGAAAAAATGATTTTGCCTTCGACAAAGGGAATGCTTTAATTAAGTCAAAAGTTGAAAGTCATAAAGTCAAAAGATTTCCAAACTATGGATGTCAAAAGTGACTTTAAGACTTTAGACTTTGGACTTTAAGACTAAATAAAATGAAAATAATAATCATAAATTACGGAGCAGGAAATATTCAGAGCATTATGTTTGCTATTGAAAGATTGGGTTTTAAGGCTGTTTTGAGTAATAATCCTGAAGAAATTCAGTCGGCAGATAAAGTTATTTTTCCTGGCGTGGGCGAGGCGAGTTCAGCAATGATTAAACTTCGTGAAAGTGGCCTGGATAACCTGATTCCGCAATTAAAACAACCCGTTTTAGGAATTTGTCTCGGAATGCAGTTAATGTGTAATAAAACCGAAGAAGGAAATACAGTAGGTCTGGGTATTTTTGATGTTGATGTTTTGAAATTTTCAAACAACGTAAAAGTACCACAAATGGGATGGAATCAGATTTATGATTTAAAAACGGATTTGTTTAAAGGAATTTCAGAAAATGAATTCATGTATTTGGTTCACAGTTTTTATGCTCCAAAATGCGCGGAAGCTATTGCAACAACCAATTACGATGTTGAATATGCATCGGCTTTGCAAAAAGATAATTTCTACGGAACTCAGTTTCACCCAGAGAAAAGCGGTGATGTTGGGGAGAAAATACTAGGGAACTTTCTTAAATTAAATTCCAATATTTAAATTCCAAAATCCAATTTGAAATATCAAAAATCAATTTCAATTAAAATAACAGTTTTTGAGAATCAAAAAGACTTTAAGACTTTCAACTTTCAAACTTTAAGACTAAACAAAAATGAGAATAATACCAGCCATAGATATCATTGACGGAAAATGCGTTCGTTTGTCCAAAGGGGATTATGATACCAAAATAATTTACAACGAAAACCCGCTTGAAGTAGCAAAATCATTTGAAGCGCACGGAATTGAATATCTGCATTTAGTAGATCTTGACGGCGCAAAATCAAGCAAAATTGTCAATTATAAAATATTAGAACAAATTGCGTCACAAACCAGTTTAAAAATAGACTTTGGGGGTGGATTAAAATCGGATGATGATTTGAGAATTGCTTTCGAAAGTGGTGCAAACCAAATTACCGGCGGAAGTATTGCAGTAAAAAACAGAGCAATTTTTGAAAAATGGATTTCTGAATATGGTTCTGAAAAGATCATTTTGGGAGCTGATGCAAAAGACGAAAAAATTGCTGTTTCAGGCTGGTTAGAAGATTCAGATGAAGAATTAATCCCATTTATTCAGGATTATCAAAGTAAAGGGATTCAGTATGTAATTTGTACTGATATAGCAAAAGACGGAATGCTTCAAGGCCCAAGTTTTGATTTATACAGCAAAATTTTAGCCGAAGCAAGCGGCGTAAAGTTAATTGCTTCAGGCGGAATTTCAACTTTCGATGAATTACCAAAATTAGCCGAAGCAGGCTGCGAAGGAACAATCATTGGGAAAGCAATTTACGAAGGAAGAATTACCTTAAAACAACTGGAAAACTACATAATTAGAAAATGAGATAATTTGATAATTAGATAATTTATGCTTTGTGCGAAATAATTATCTAATTGACTAATTATCTAATTAACACATTAGATAAATGTTAGCAAAAAGAATTATACCTTGTTTGGATATAAAAAACGGAAGAACGGTAAAAGGCGTTAATTTCGTTGACTTACGTGATGCTGGAGATCCAGTAGAATTAGCTGAAATTTATTCGAGAGAGGGTGCTGACGAATTGGTCTTTCTGGATATATCTGCAACAGAAGAAAGACGTAAAACACTCGTAAATATGGTACGAAGTGTAGCGGAAAAAATCAATATTCCGTTTACAGTTGGCGGCGGAATTTCGTCTGTAGAAGATGTAGAAATTCTGTTAAATAATGGCGCAGATAAAGTTTCGATTAATTCATCGGCAGTCAAAAATCCACAATTGATTAATGATTTGGCTCAAAAATTCGGCAGCCAGTGTGTTGTTGTTGCAATTGATGCGAAACAAATTGATGGACAATGGATTGTGCATTTGGTTGGAGGAAAAGTACCAACAGAATTAAATCTGTTTGACTGGGCGGTTGAAGTTGCAAAACGAGGCGCAGGTGAAATTTTATTTACTTCTATGGATAATGACGGAACTAAAAATGGTTTTGCAAACGAAGCCTTGGCAAAGCTTTCTGAATTAGTAAATATTCCAATTATTGCTTCGGGAGGTGCCGGAAACATTCAGCATTTTGTAGATTCCTTCAAAGAAGGAAAAGCAGACGCAGCTTTAGCAGCAAGTGTTTTTCACTTTAAAGAAATCGAGATAAAAGCGTTAAAACAAGAATTAAAAAATAACAATATAGAAGTCAGACTTTAGTTTTAACTTTAAGACTTTCGACTTTACAACTTTAGACTAAAATTATGGACATAGATATCAAAAGCGCAAACGGATTAATTCCGGCTATAATTCAGGATTCAGAAACTAAAAATGTTTTAATGCTGGGGTATATGAACGAAGAATCGCTTCAAAAAACAATTGAAACTCAAAAAGTAACTTTCTTTAGTCGTTCTAAACAAAGACTTTGGACAAAAGGGGAGGAGAGCGGTAACTTTTTAAATCTGGTAAGCATCAAAAATGACTGTGACGGTGATACACTTTTGATTCAGGCAAAACCTGTAGGCCCAACATGTCACACAGGTGCAGATACTTGCTGGCAGGAACCAAATACGGCTAATTATGGATTTATTTCTCAATTAGAAGAGACTATCAAAACCAGAAGAGAAAATGCTGATTCTGAGAAAAGTTATGTGGCTTCTTTATTTGAAAAAGGGATCAATAAAATTGCGCAAAAAGTAGGAGAGGAAGCTGTAGAAGTTGTTATCGAAGCCAAAGATGATAATGACGATCTATTCCTTAGCGAAAGCGCCGATTTATTATTTCATTATCTGATTTTATTACAGGCAAAAGGTTTTCAGTTAAATGACGTTATTGAAGTGCTAAAAAAACGTCAGAAGTAATTATTTAGCTTAGTTCTAAGCCTTTTGTTATTTCGACTGAAGGGAGAAATCGCACTAGTAAATCAACAAAGATTGGCGTACTTCTAGTGCGATTTCTCGTTTCTCGAAATGACAAAAAAACATAATTTTCCAGATATATTTCTACAAAAACTTAGCCTTTAATTCCGGAGTTGGAATCATACAACTTTCTTTTTTTCCGTACCACTTGTAGCGATTTTTAGCAATATAATTATAAATGATATTGCGAAGTTTTTCCGGAAAAATTTTACATATAGAGAGAACACTATAAATACCACCAAGATCTTCAGCAATTTCAATAACTGCCGACGATTTGTAATAATAAGCAACACCGGGATGATACAAAATAATACTGTCTATTTTGCTTTGATCTACCCCAATATAATTGCATATTTCTTTTCCTAAATCAGATTGTAGTGCTACAAATCTAAACAGGTCTTTTTTATCATTTTTTATAATAAATTGGACAGCACTGTCGCATAAATTGCAAATGCCATCAAAGAGGATTATTTTTTTGTTTAAAGGAAGATTTTGCATACTACTTCAAAATCAATTGCATAAAAACTAAATCAAGCCAATGATCAAATTTGTAACCCACTTCGCGAATTGTACCTGTGGCAACAAAACCAAAACGTTCATGAAAAGCAATACTTCCGGCATTATCGGCATCGATAGCGCCAATCATAACATGATATCCCTGTTCTTTAGCCAGGCGAATCAATTCGGTTAATAATTGAGAACCAATTCCTTTACCAATTACATGATCAACTACATATACAGAGTGTTCCACAGTATATTGATAACCAATTTTTTCACGAAACTGACCGTAACTTCCAAAACCAACCACTTCACTATCTAAGTCTGCTATCACTATGGGAAGATTTTTAGCTTTTTTATCTTCAAACCATTTCGTTTGCACATCAAGAGTCTGAACCTCATAACTATAATTTGCAGTGGTATGCAAAATAGAATGATTTACTATTTCAAGAATTTTTTCTAAATCATTAGTAGTTGCCGGTCTTAGCTTTACTTCCATATTATATTGTAAAAGTTATTTAGTATTTAATTCGGCCAACAAAGTATCAACTTCTTTTGTACTCCAGGTCATTTCGGTGCAAATCTCTTTGGCGTCTTTTGCATACTGCAAGGCCAGTTTCTTGTCCTTTATTTTATTATAAAGCCGGGCCAGTAATAAATTTCCATCATAAGAATCATTTAACTCTATGGAATGTTTCACCCAAAAAATGGACTTTTTCAGGCTTTCTGTGTCTTTTATGTGTTTAAGATAGGTATTTCCAATGTCTTTCAGAAAACTCGCATCATTCCAAACTAACTTTTGAGTATCCTCAAGAGTTACTGATTTATAAAATTGCCATTTTTCAGTTCTTTCAGCAAGAGTTAAATCAAATTTAAAAACCAGTGAATCTGTTTTTTGCAAACGAATAGATTTTGCAACCTCTCTTTGTTTGTAATAGTTTACAGTGTCCAGATTATCAACCAAAGGACGAAGTAATTCTGTCACAATACTTTCTATTTTACGATCAACACGGTTTTGCGAAGCTACAGCAGCAAATTCCTTTTGATGATTTAAAACATATTGAAATTCACGTGATTTAATATCTGTTACGCCATTTGCTATAACACGCCAATTGGTTTCGCTAACCAATTGTGCATCTGATTGTGTGTTTAAATATGTATGTGTTGGTATAGATAAATCTGTTCTGTCTTTTCCTTTTTTTAGCGTATTCAAATAGGTAAAAAACTTGTCTGAATTGGATGGATCATCCAGAAATATTTTTTCTAAATATGGAAGCTGCAATTTGGGATTTAAGGCATTATTAGCTTCAGTCAAAAATTCAGGTGTTTTCATTTCTCCTTTTAAAGCATACAAAAGTGTTTCATTAGCAGGATCAATAAATAAAAACGTAGGCAATGATTTGGTATTGAATTTATTCTTAAGCGTAATTCCTTCTTCTTTTTCAATATTCTTCCAGGTGCAAACATAGTTTTTCTTTAAAAACTCTATAACTTTCGGATCACTAAAAACCTCTTTCTTCATTAAATTGCAATGCGGACACCAATCGGCATAAAGCATCACAAAAAGAGGCTTTCCTTGTAATTTGGCAGTTTCCAAAACTTTCTGATAAGGAATATCTTCAGGCACAAATTGATTCTGTGACTTTATAGATTGAAAAGATATTATAAAAAAGAATATATATAAGAAACGCATATTACTTTGAGTTTTGTCAATAATTCACTTTTACAAATATATTCCCTTTTTTGATAATGGTTCTTAATATATTCCCATTTATAAGTTAAATCAAACCCGAAGTTTGTAACTTTGTGTTCTTGAAAAGAAATCCTAAATTGTGGTTTTCTTTATAAAATAATACACCGTAAGAATGATTTACCCCAAAATAGCGCTTGCACAAAGCATTATCGAAATTTGTTTAGCAAAAGGAATCACCAATATTATAATTTCTCCAGGTTCAAGAAACGCACCTTTAACCATTGGTTTTGCACAACACCCAAACTTCACATGCTATAGTATTGCTGACGAACGGTGTGCAGCATTTTTTGCTTTGGGAATCGCACAACAAACTCAAAAACCAACAGCAGTTGTTTGTACTTCAGGATCTGCTTTACTAAATTATTATCCGGCTGTAGCAGAAGCATTTTACAGTCAGATTCCGTTAATTGTGATATCAGCAGATCGTCCTCAAAGTAAAATTGATATTGGAGACGGGCAAACCATTCGTCAGGAAAATGTTTTTAAAAATCATTCTGTTTATAATGCTAATTTAACGGAAGAAGCTTCCGACGAAAATGATCTAAAAATCAATAAAGCAATTGAGACTTCTATTCTTCAGAAAGGTCCGGTTCATATTAATGCACCATTTGAAGAACCTCTATATGAAACAACCGACACTCTTTTGGTTCAGCCAAGAATTACAGAAATAAAAGAAACAATCGGGACCAAAACTATTGAAAACGAGGCCGAATTTATTTCGATTTGGAATAATGCCAAACGAAAACTAATTCTGGTTGGTGTAAATGAAGTGAATAATGTAGACGAGAAAGTTATAGAGAAGCTTGCTGCGCATCAATCTGTTGTTGTATTAACAGAAACAACATCAAATTTGCATCATCCGAGCTTTATTAACAGTATTGATACTCTGATAACTCCTTTTGACGATCATGATTTCAATGCCTTTCAGCCTGAAGTTTTAGTAACATTTGGCGGAATGATTGTTTCAAAAAGAATCAAAGCTTTTTTACGTAAATATAAACCATTACACCATTGGCATATTGATACTTTGCGTGCCTATGACACTTTTAGTGCATTAACGAAGCATTTTGTAATGCATCCAAATGATTTCTTTACCGAATTGTTGTCTAAAACAAAAAGTATTGAAAGTGATTATTTTGCTAAAATCAGTAAAATCTATCATCTTAGAACTACAAAGAGAGCAGAATATTTAGAAAAAACTGCTTTTTCAGATTTTAAAGTCTTTGAGAAAGTTATAGAAACTCTTCCAAAAAACAGTCAATTGCAAATAAGTAATAGTTCTGCTATTCGATATGCACAATTAATAGATATTGATCCGTCGATCGAAGTATTTTGCAATAGAGGAACCAGTGGTATCGACGGTAGCACTTCTACGGCAATTGGGGCTGCAGTTGGAAACTCAAAACCAACTGTATTTATTACAGGAGATATTGGCTTTTTGTATGATAGTAATGCTTTATGGAACTCTTATATTCCAAAAAACTTCAAAATTATTTTAGTTAATAATGGAGGTGGTGGTATTTTCAGGATTTTGCCAGGACACCAGGAAAAACCTGTTTTTAATACCTATTTTGAAACTTCTCATGATTTAACTGCAGAGCATTTGGCCAATATGTATAAACTAAAGTATTTCACGGCTAAAGATTTAGAATCTTTAGAGGTTAGTTTAAATGGTTTTTATGCTGAGCATGATTCTCCTTGTATACTGGAAGTTTTTACACCAACCCACAAAAACGATGTTATTTTGAAGGAATACTTTAAAGAGTTAAATGAAATTGTAAGTTAAATTGTGTTAAATATTTATTTTGTATTATGATATTTTTTAATATTGGTGTCTAATTATAACCCAATACTAAATATTATGAGCAAAAGAGAAGAGTTAATCGACAAATATGCTAAAGATCTAAAAGAAAAATGCGGTGTAATCGCAGATATGGATTTACTAACTAAAGTAACAATTGGCTGTGGACCTGCAATTTATAATGATGACGCATCTACAATCGCTGCCACTCAGCAATCAGAACTGGATACGGTAAAGAATAATTTTCTGATTAAGAAACTTGGCTTAAAGAATAGTCCTGAATTAGATCAGGCATTAAATGCAGTTTTAGAAAAGTATGGTAAATCTAATAAACACAAATACAGAGCAGTTGTCTATTATTTACTTACAGTACATTTTAAAAAAGAGAGTATTTACAAATAGATTTTAAAACAATCAGGAATTAGAAAAGCGTTATGATCATAACGCTTTTTGTTTTTTATATAAAACATTATTCGCGTTACACTTTCAAACTTCGTACATTTGTGCCATAGAAACTCAGTTGCTTATCAACTTAGAATAATATGAATATGATCGAAATTGGAAAATACAATACACTAACTATATTACGTGATACAAAAGTGGGCTTATTTTTAGGAAATCCTGAAAAAGACCCTGATGGAATACACGACATTTTATTACCAAACAAATACGTTCCGAATAAATTTGAAATAGGCGACGAACTTGTCGTTTTTGTTTATTTGGATCACGAACAACGTCCCGTTGCTACAACACTTGAACCTTATATTTTACTGAATGAATTTGCTCTTTTAAGAGTTAATTACATCAATAATGTTGGTGCTTTTATGGACTGGGGAATGGAGAAAGACATTCTTGTTCCGTTTAAAGAGCAGGCACGTCCAATGGAAAAAGGAAAGCGATACCTTGTTTATCTTTATAAAGACGAAAAAACAAATCGTCTGGTTGCTTCAAGTAAAACAAATCAGTTTTTAAACAATGATCACTTAACTGTTGAGAAAGGGGAAGAAGTAGATTTAATTGTTTCTCATATTACTGAAATTGGTATTAATGTAATTATTAATGAGCAGCATAAAGGTCTTTTGTACAAAGATGAAGTTTATGATGATGCTATAAGAACCGGGGACAGAATGCGCGGTTACATAAAAAATATTCGTCCTGATAATAAAATAGATGTTGCATTACAAGTACAAGGATACCAAAGTATTGAGCCAAATGCAGAAAAGATTTTAGATGAATTAAGAGCCAATCGTGGCTTTTTACGCCTAAATGACAATTCGCATCCGGAAGATATTAAAACGGTATTAAAAATGAGTAAAAAAACCTTTAAAAAAGCCATAGGAGCTTTGTATAAAGACAAACTCATCGAAATTAAAGAAGATGGAATTTATCTTGTAAAAGAATAATTTCTTTAAAATTTTAAAATAAAAAAAATCCAAATTCCAATACACGACAAAGTGTTGGAATTTGGATTTTTTAATGGAGTTTAAAATTTTGGAATTTATTCGCAAGAATTATTATAACAGGAAAGGCTGCTCATTACAAGCAGCCTTTCCCTTTTTTTATTCTAGTTTTAAAAAAAATTGTAATTAAAAAAAAACAGAAATAAAATAATTTCGAATCCATTAAAAAAGCAACGACCTTATTACTTTTAGAAATTACTTTCTTATATGGGTATGTCTTTAAACAATTGATACATTCGTATTCATTACAAAACCTCAATTTCGCGGCTAATCCATTTGGTTTGATAAAATAACTTTTAGAAAGTTTCGGTTAGTATTTTTCCTCTTTTCGTAATCAATCTTGATACTAATTACTAAACAATTCTAGTGTTTAACCTTAGGTGCTACTATCTCCTTTTTGAAGTTT
The sequence above is drawn from the Flavobacterium sp. N2038 genome and encodes:
- the hisC gene encoding histidinol-phosphate transaminase codes for the protein MKFDINTITRENVKSLKPYSSARDEFEDFDTAEMIFLDANENPFQNGVNRYPDPQQNSVKAILAKNNNTKQSQILLGNGSDEVLDLLFRAFCEPKKDNIISLPPTYGMYGVLANINAVENREILLTTDFQPQIEKILKAVDHNTKIIFLCSPNNPTGNSFSDESVIKLLQNFSGLVVIDEAYIDFSEKESWLAEIDTYPNLVITQTLSKAYGLAGIRLGICYASEAVISVLNKIKPPYNVNELTQQRAIERLRDSEKIKQEITSIIKQREELLKVLLEVSFVEKVYPTEANFVLVKVDDANKRYDQLIEKGIVIRNRTTQPLCENCLRFTIGTEEENAVLIKELKLLK
- the hisB gene encoding bifunctional histidinol-phosphatase/imidazoleglycerol-phosphate dehydratase HisB; amino-acid sequence: MKKVLFIDRDGTIVLEPENLQLDSLDKLEFYPKAFQYLAKIANELDYELAMVTNQDGLGTDSFPEDTFWPTQNFILRAFENEGVIFDEIFVDRTFPEENAPTRKPRTGMLTKYLNNPEYDLANSFVLGDRLTDVELAKNLGAKAIFMNNTDGFGSNEISLKREELNETIALQTMDWKTIYEFLKLEARSASITRKTNETDIYINLNLDGTGKSKIETGIAFFDHMLDQIARHGQMDLEILVKGDLEVDEHHTIEDTAIALGEVFAKALGNKLGIERYGFCLPMDDCLAQAAIDFGGRNWLVWETEFKREMVGKMPTEMFYHFFKSFTDGAKANLNIKAEGTNEHHKIEAIFKAFAKAIKVAVKRDTEKMILPSTKGML
- the hisH gene encoding imidazole glycerol phosphate synthase subunit HisH produces the protein MKIIIINYGAGNIQSIMFAIERLGFKAVLSNNPEEIQSADKVIFPGVGEASSAMIKLRESGLDNLIPQLKQPVLGICLGMQLMCNKTEEGNTVGLGIFDVDVLKFSNNVKVPQMGWNQIYDLKTDLFKGISENEFMYLVHSFYAPKCAEAIATTNYDVEYASALQKDNFYGTQFHPEKSGDVGEKILGNFLKLNSNI
- the hisA gene encoding 1-(5-phosphoribosyl)-5-[(5-phosphoribosylamino)methylideneamino]imidazole-4-carboxamide isomerase; the encoded protein is MRIIPAIDIIDGKCVRLSKGDYDTKIIYNENPLEVAKSFEAHGIEYLHLVDLDGAKSSKIVNYKILEQIASQTSLKIDFGGGLKSDDDLRIAFESGANQITGGSIAVKNRAIFEKWISEYGSEKIILGADAKDEKIAVSGWLEDSDEELIPFIQDYQSKGIQYVICTDIAKDGMLQGPSFDLYSKILAEASGVKLIASGGISTFDELPKLAEAGCEGTIIGKAIYEGRITLKQLENYIIRK
- the hisF gene encoding imidazole glycerol phosphate synthase subunit HisF — encoded protein: MLAKRIIPCLDIKNGRTVKGVNFVDLRDAGDPVELAEIYSREGADELVFLDISATEERRKTLVNMVRSVAEKINIPFTVGGGISSVEDVEILLNNGADKVSINSSAVKNPQLINDLAQKFGSQCVVVAIDAKQIDGQWIVHLVGGKVPTELNLFDWAVEVAKRGAGEILFTSMDNDGTKNGFANEALAKLSELVNIPIIASGGAGNIQHFVDSFKEGKADAALAASVFHFKEIEIKALKQELKNNNIEVRL
- the hisIE gene encoding bifunctional phosphoribosyl-AMP cyclohydrolase/phosphoribosyl-ATP diphosphatase HisIE, with product MDIDIKSANGLIPAIIQDSETKNVLMLGYMNEESLQKTIETQKVTFFSRSKQRLWTKGEESGNFLNLVSIKNDCDGDTLLIQAKPVGPTCHTGADTCWQEPNTANYGFISQLEETIKTRRENADSEKSYVASLFEKGINKIAQKVGEEAVEVVIEAKDDNDDLFLSESADLLFHYLILLQAKGFQLNDVIEVLKKRQK
- a CDS encoding thiol-disulfide oxidoreductase DCC family protein, yielding MQNLPLNKKIILFDGICNLCDSAVQFIIKNDKKDLFRFVALQSDLGKEICNYIGVDQSKIDSIILYHPGVAYYYKSSAVIEIAEDLGGIYSVLSICKIFPEKLRNIIYNYIAKNRYKWYGKKESCMIPTPELKAKFL
- a CDS encoding GNAT family N-acetyltransferase; the encoded protein is MEVKLRPATTNDLEKILEIVNHSILHTTANYSYEVQTLDVQTKWFEDKKAKNLPIVIADLDSEVVGFGSYGQFREKIGYQYTVEHSVYVVDHVIGKGIGSQLLTELIRLAKEQGYHVMIGAIDADNAGSIAFHERFGFVATGTIREVGYKFDHWLDLVFMQLILK
- a CDS encoding thioredoxin family protein; its protein translation is MRFLYIFFFIISFQSIKSQNQFVPEDIPYQKVLETAKLQGKPLFVMLYADWCPHCNLMKKEVFSDPKVIEFLKKNYVCTWKNIEKEEGITLKNKFNTKSLPTFLFIDPANETLLYALKGEMKTPEFLTEANNALNPKLQLPYLEKIFLDDPSNSDKFFTYLNTLKKGKDRTDLSIPTHTYLNTQSDAQLVSETNWRVIANGVTDIKSREFQYVLNHQKEFAAVASQNRVDRKIESIVTELLRPLVDNLDTVNYYKQREVAKSIRLQKTDSLVFKFDLTLAERTEKWQFYKSVTLEDTQKLVWNDASFLKDIGNTYLKHIKDTESLKKSIFWVKHSIELNDSYDGNLLLARLYNKIKDKKLALQYAKDAKEICTEMTWSTKEVDTLLAELNTK
- the menD gene encoding 2-succinyl-5-enolpyruvyl-6-hydroxy-3-cyclohexene-1-carboxylic-acid synthase; the protein is MIYPKIALAQSIIEICLAKGITNIIISPGSRNAPLTIGFAQHPNFTCYSIADERCAAFFALGIAQQTQKPTAVVCTSGSALLNYYPAVAEAFYSQIPLIVISADRPQSKIDIGDGQTIRQENVFKNHSVYNANLTEEASDENDLKINKAIETSILQKGPVHINAPFEEPLYETTDTLLVQPRITEIKETIGTKTIENEAEFISIWNNAKRKLILVGVNEVNNVDEKVIEKLAAHQSVVVLTETTSNLHHPSFINSIDTLITPFDDHDFNAFQPEVLVTFGGMIVSKRIKAFLRKYKPLHHWHIDTLRAYDTFSALTKHFVMHPNDFFTELLSKTKSIESDYFAKISKIYHLRTTKRAEYLEKTAFSDFKVFEKVIETLPKNSQLQISNSSAIRYAQLIDIDPSIEVFCNRGTSGIDGSTSTAIGAAVGNSKPTVFITGDIGFLYDSNALWNSYIPKNFKIILVNNGGGGIFRILPGHQEKPVFNTYFETSHDLTAEHLANMYKLKYFTAKDLESLEVSLNGFYAEHDSPCILEVFTPTHKNDVILKEYFKELNEIVS
- a CDS encoding DUF2853 family protein, producing the protein MSKREELIDKYAKDLKEKCGVIADMDLLTKVTIGCGPAIYNDDASTIAATQQSELDTVKNNFLIKKLGLKNSPELDQALNAVLEKYGKSNKHKYRAVVYYLLTVHFKKESIYK